Within Bdellovibrio bacteriovorus HD100, the genomic segment AAACGCCAGAAGTTCTGTCTTGCGGTAAGGTTTATCCAAGTTGTTACCCAGTGGATCCACCAGGAAAAGGGCGTTGTAAGTGGAGGTGTCCTGCTTTTCATCGGCCTTGGGATCTTTGGAATAAGCCCCGGTGATCAACGGGCGGCTCAGCGGCTGCAAACCTGAAATCAGGATCTGTGCGTGTTTGCGGTCCAAAAGATGCTGATCCAGATAATCGGGGAAGGCCGTTTCCGGCCAGATCAGGATGTCGGTCTGCGGGTACTTTTGCATAGCAGCAAAAGACAGATCCAGGAATTTGCGGGTGATGACTTCCTGATAAGCGCGGCCCTGTTCGGCATAGATCTTTTCCAGATTGCCGATATTGGCCTGAACCACGGTGGCCTTGGTTTCGCCGTCAAACTTGTTCCAGGCTTTGCCGTGCCAGAAGCCCCAGCCCACCAAAGCAGCAAAAGTCAGCGCCAGCAATGACAGGTGACTTAAGGCTTTTTTGACAAAGCTTTGTTTCAGCCACACGTAACCCATCCAGGCGTTGAAAAGCAACACCACCGCGGAAAGCCCGTGGAAGCCGACCAGATCCGCCAGGTGATACATCGGAATCTTCGACCAGATCAGAGTGTAACCAAGATGCCACTCAAAAATCACCGGCCAGGTTCGTTCCAAAAGGGCATGCAAAAGAGCGATCGTAAACAGAGTCTGCCCACCGGAAAGCTTGAATCTCAGGCGCAGCCAGGTTCCCGCCGCCACGGCCACTGGGATATACAAATGCATAAACGCACAAAAAAGCAGCAGCGCCAGATAGGACACGGCCCACGGAAGCTGACCGAATTCATGCGCGGTGTAGGCGATCCAGTGAAAACCAATCAAGGTCAGAATGAACTGTGTGACCCATCCGGCCCAGAAAGATTTCTTCACCGACGAGGATTCTTCCGTCACGTAAATCCACAGAGGCGTGTAGCAGAAGATCAGCGCCCAAGGAGGAAACGGAATGTAACTTGTGCCGACGAGAATTCCGGAGAGAATCGCCCAACGAAAATCGTAGGCTTTATGCTTGAAAAATTGAAACCATCTCTTCATCATGGTATTAGTAACATAAAGAGTGAGTGAGTCCACGTGAAATTGAAGATCAGATGCCCATCATGCGCGAAATTGTACGAGGTTGAAAGTGACGACATCCAGACGGAGTCGCCGCTGTTTCAGTGCATTTCCTGCGAGGGTCGTTTCAGTTTCGAATATCCTCCTCAAGATCCGGCGAATGTGATCTGTTTTGCAGTTTCACTTGAGGCTGAAGAGGCGTCACTTGCCGAATCCGCTCCAGAATTGGAGAAAAGCGAGCTTGTTCTTGCTGCTAAGCGACAAGAAGATCATGCTATTGAGCCGGGTGCTCAAGAGATGAAGGGCTGCCCGAAGTGTGGGGCTTTGAACGGTCGTCGTGCGAAAGAGTGTTACTCTTGCCACGTGATCTTTGAAAAGCTGGAAGGTCTGCCAAAGGACCCTTCCCTGAAAGCTCAGCCAAGCCTTGTGCGCAAGTGGAAGAACCTGGTTGAAAACTTCGACAATGAATCCCTGCATGACGAGTTCATCCGTTCTTGCCATGAACTGGATGCTTTGCGTTTTGCTATTTTGAAGTACGAAGACCTAAAAACCGCGCAAGGCGGTGATCCACAATGTGATCAGATGATCGCGCGTATCAACTCTTTGATGATGGTGGGATTGAGCCAAAAACCTACGGCCAAAGATCAGGCGATGAAGCCGAAGTGGAACAAGTACATGTACTGGGGTCCGTTTGGCCTGAGCGCGCTGTTGATCCTGCTGGGCATGATCAACCTGGGTCACCGCAACCTGATCGGGGTGGGCGTGGCGCTAGCGTGTATGGCGGCGGGTTTGATCGTCATGATCAAAGGCAAGATTTCAGCCTCTGACTTCTTAGACTGAAACCGTTGAAAAAGGCCCATCTGACTTCGTTGGCGGGCCTTTCGCTTCTCTTCGACGTGCTTGAAGCACGCCTCCGTTTCGCGAAAAACCCTCCGCCTCGCATCTGAACCTTTTTGAACGGTTTTTGTTATAAAGATCGTTTTACAAACAATAGTTGTTTTCGTTGAAGTAGCGGCGGCACAGTGATGTTCCGTTTTGGCAGTCTGATGGCGTGTTGGAAGTGTAGGATCCTGTGCGGGAGCAGTTTTTGGTGCCGCCGTCTTTGATCTCGGCCACGAATTCGCCAGAAGCTGTGACTTTGCCGTTGGATGTGATTTTGTATCTGACAGTGTTTGTGCCTGGATCCAGAAGCGGGCGTTGCAGCAAGGTGGCGATCCACAGGTTGATGGATTTCTTGCTTTGGCCTTTGGCGCTGTCGTAATCAACAGTTTTGGTTCTTTGTGATCCGTCCTGGTGCAGAGCTGTCAGCGTAACCGAGTCACCTTTAATGCCCGCCGGGCCGACGAAATAGTCGTATTCTCCCGCTGTCAGAATTTCTTCGCGGCAGATGAAAGAGCCGTGGGATGGACCGCCTGGGTTGTTCCCGAAGCAGTGGACGACGATTCGTCCTTGAGCAAGAACAGCTGTTTTTTGATTTCCGTTTTTGAAGCCGACTTCGGCGTGGGCAGACAGACTTAGCAAGAAAATGAATACTGAAATTACCGATTTCATAAAGTTCCCCCTGTGCAATCAAGTCTGGCACGATCCAGACTTGAATTGCAAGGCAGGAGCGACTTTTACGGCACAGGGCAAAGATTGTCTTTTTGGCAGTGGATGATTCTGTCGCGCAACTGGGTCATTTCATCCAAGTTGTGCTCAAGCTCTACATCAAAGCCCACAGCTTTTCCGCCTTTTTGCGATACAGAGATGAATTCACGCACATACTGGAATTTGTCGTAAGCGTACTTTTCCCCGGTGGAGGTGTTGATGAACTCCAAAGGAGCGCCCGACCCCAGGTGGGTCAGGAAGCGTTTGCGCTGTTGTTTGGCTTTGGTCAGGCCGTTTTTCAGGTTGCTGTAACATTTTACTTCGCCCACCATCGCAACTTTCTGAGTGTTGTGATCCATCAAAACCATGTCCAGTTCGCCCACGGTGCGACCTTTCAGGTTGTAGGCAATGCCCACGATCACTTCATATTGGGGAGCAGGGTATTTTTCCGAAAATTCAGCACGCGCGACTTCCTCGCACACGGCTCCTGGATCACGATAATGACGGGCTTGATTGCGGATTTTTTCGAAAGTTCCATCCAGGTCTGCAAAGGCAGAGACTGAGGAAAGAAGAAGAACAGCTAAAACAACAAATTTATTCATGGAATGCCCCCGAATGGCGGGGAGTGTGCCACAACGAGGGGGCTTTTCCCAGCAACGCAAGGCCCCTGGGAAAAAGCGATAGGCCTGTCAAGATTCTAGACAGCCGTAAGGAGGGCTGGATTGTATTTAATTCTTTTTATTGCCGTTCTAAGATCAACGCACTCCGCCCTCGTAGCGAGGGCGGAGTGCGTTAGTTGAGCAGTTCGTTTCGACCTGTTTTTTAAACAGATGTGGAGGCTTGTATTAGAAGCCTTCGTTCTCTTGTTTTGTGCCGAGCTTGCTCGGGCGAACTTTGGTGCCCATGGCATCGATCAGAGACCGGCCAAAGTGACTCATTTCTTTGGCGGTGGCATCAACACCGTCTTCGGCGGCGCGGGAATTCTTATCATTAGGATCCCCGCTGAAGCTTTTCATATTGGCGGTGTTCACCGCGATCACGCCCGTCGCACCCACGCCCTGATCCAGGATGGTCAGTGCTTTATACAGATTCAACTGACGGGATGTGCGGGTCTTGGAAGCCAGTTGTGACTGGGCATCGCCCGTAGCCAGGATGTATTTTTTCACGTCACTGGCAGAGAAAGACTGTTTGTGCGCCATCACCAAAGCAGCTGCA encodes:
- the lnt gene encoding apolipoprotein N-acyltransferase codes for the protein MMKRWFQFFKHKAYDFRWAILSGILVGTSYIPFPPWALIFCYTPLWIYVTEESSSVKKSFWAGWVTQFILTLIGFHWIAYTAHEFGQLPWAVSYLALLLFCAFMHLYIPVAVAAGTWLRLRFKLSGGQTLFTIALLHALLERTWPVIFEWHLGYTLIWSKIPMYHLADLVGFHGLSAVVLLFNAWMGYVWLKQSFVKKALSHLSLLALTFAALVGWGFWHGKAWNKFDGETKATVVQANIGNLEKIYAEQGRAYQEVITRKFLDLSFAAMQKYPQTDILIWPETAFPDYLDQHLLDRKHAQILISGLQPLSRPLITGAYSKDPKADEKQDTSTYNALFLVDPLGNNLDKPYRKTELLAFGEYLPLSEQFPFLLKLLPFVSNFGRGHGPEVMKWDTPQGSVRWGGQICYEGLYPSFTRGLAEKGADILVNVTNDSWFGKTFEPQQHLYMTLARAIEVRRPLVRSTNTGVSTAVLANGDVLQKSPLHEEWSGQFVIKYLKNAPLTFFVQWGHWDWIVILLVLGAVIGRGALNARSRRS